Genomic segment of Acidobacteriota bacterium:
CCGGCCTCGACCTTCTCTCCCTGAAAGGTTCCGGCGTGGCTGAGGGTGAGGGTGGTGGCCTCGTTGGCACCGGTGCGCCAGACTTGATCCCAGGGCACCAGCTCGCCCCAGACGGTGCGCCCGCGCGTGGCGGGGCGGCTGTAGCGAAGCTTCACCTCGGAAACTCCCACCCGCTGGCTGATGGAGGCCTCGGGGCTGATTCGCGGCGGACCCCCGGAACCCGCTGTCGCCGGTAGGGGCGTCAGACAGAGTGCTGCTAGCGACAGGGTGAGGAGTGTCCATGGCCACCGCCGGCCCCCGCGGGGGGGCGACGGAGAGAGGATCATCGACGATTGACTACTCATGAAATCCGGCTCCTAGAGACCGGCCGGGTCCGGCGGACGGGCCGGGGTTAGCGGCCGGTCTCGCCGCTTGATACGCAGCGGGGAACGGAAGGTTCCCGAGCCCGCCACGGTGCTGCTCCGCGGGGCGCCGGGATAGGGGCCGGCGGAGGGAGGCATCATGAATCGGTGCGGTCCATGTGCACATCCATCTGCGGGAAGGGAATGCCGATGCCGGCCTCGTCGAGGGCGACCTTGACCTGCCGCACGGTAGCCTCCCGCACCGTCCAGAAATCCGCAGTGGTGCTCCAGACACGGACGGACCAATCGATGGAGGAGCCGCCGAGCTCCTGCAGCACCACCTGCGGCGAAGGGTCCTCCAGCCGTCCCGGAACCGCTTCGGCGGCGGCCATCAGGACTTCCCGGGTGTGGTCCAGGTCGGCGCTGTAGTCGGTACCCACGGAGATATCGACGCGGCGGGTGGGGTGGTAGGTCTTGTTCTCGATGACGTTGTCGAAGACCTCGCTGTTGGGCACGATGAAGCGGCGGTTGTCCGGGGTGTCGATGATCGAGGTGAAGAGGGAGATCTCCTCCACCTTGCCGGTGATCCCG
This window contains:
- a CDS encoding mechanosensitive ion channel family protein translates to GITGKVEEISLFTSIIDTPDNRRFIVPNSEVFDNVIENKTYHPTRRVDISVGTDYSADLDHTREVLMAAAEAVPGRLEDPSPQVVLQELGGSSIDWSVRVWSTTADFWTVREATVRQVKVALDEAGIGIPFPQMDVHMDRTDS